In Bombus vancouverensis nearcticus chromosome 1, iyBomVanc1_principal, whole genome shotgun sequence, a single genomic region encodes these proteins:
- the Cdk9 gene encoding cyclin-dependent kinase 9 isoform X2, with product MNTKEKEKYIEEFDFPHCDESSKYEKVAKIGQGTFGEVFKARDKNCSKKFVAMKKVLMDNEKEGFPITALREIRILQLLKHENVVNLIEICRTRATQYNRYRSTFYLVFDFCEHDLAGLLSNVNVKFSLGEIKKVMQQLLNGLYYIHSNKILHRDMKAANVLITKNGILKLADFGLARAFSANKNGQPNRYTNRVVTLWYRPPELLLGDRNYGPPVDLWGAGCIMAEMWTRSPIMQGNTEQQQLILISQLCGSITTEVWPGVENLELFNKMDLPKGQKRKVKDRLKPYLKDPYACDLLDRLLILDPSKRFDSDSALNHDFFWTDPMPCDLSKMLAQHTQSMFEYLAPPRRPGHIRHPHHQVPGGPAKPSSKF from the exons ATGAacacgaaagaaaaagagaaatacaTCGAAGAATTTGATTTTCCCCATTGCGACGAATCCTCGAAATATGAAAAAGTTGCGAAAATTGGCCAAGGCACCTTCGG GGAGGTGTTCAAGGCTAGGGATAAGAATTGTAGTAAAAAATTCGTAGCTATGAAAAAGGTGTTGATGGACAATGAAAAGGAAGGG TTCCCTATAACTGCTTTAAGAGAGATAAGGATATTGCAGTTATTGAAACATGAAAATGTAGtgaatttaatagaaatatgtaGGACAAGAG CAACTCAATATAATCGTTATCGTTCTACGTTCTATCTTGTATTTGACTTTTGCGAACATGACTTAGCTGGATTATTGTCAAATGTAAATGTCAAATTTAGTTTaggagaaattaaaaaagttatgCAACAGTTGTTAAATGGTCTTTATTATATTCATAGCAATAAG ATTTTACATAGAGATATGAAGGCTGCAAATGTTTTGATCACCAAAAATGGTATATTGAAATTAGCCGACTTTGGTTTAGCTCGTGCATTTAGTGCAAATAAAAATGGTCAGCCAAACCGTTATACAAACAGAGTTGTTACTCTTTGGTATAGACCACCTGAACTTTTGCTCGGTGATAGAAACTACGGACCCCCTGTAGACTTATGGGGTGCAGGATGCATTATGGCTGAAATGTGGACCAG ATCACCTATAATGCAGGGGAATACAGAGCAACAACAGCTCATATTAATTTCACAGTTGTGTGGTTCTATTACAACAGAAGTATGGCCTGGAGTAGAGAATTTagaattatttaacaaaatGGACTTACCCAAAGGCCAAAAACGGAAG GTTAAGGACAGATTAAAACCATATTTAAAGGATCCTTATGCCTGTGACTTGTTAGATAGACTTTTAATTCTTGATCCGTCTAAAAGATTCGATTCCGATTCTGCGTTGAATCATGACTTTTTCTGGACCGATCCGATGCCTTGTGATCTCAGCAAAATGTTAGCGCAACATACGCAGAGCATGTTCGAGTACCTAGCCCCACCAAGACGTCCTGGTCACATACGTCATCCTCATCATCAAGTACCTGGAGGGCCAGCAAAACCTAGTTCTA AATTTTGA
- the Cdk9 gene encoding cyclin-dependent kinase 9 isoform X1, with translation MNTKEKEKYIEEFDFPHCDESSKYEKVAKIGQGTFGEVFKARDKNCSKKFVAMKKVLMDNEKEGFPITALREIRILQLLKHENVVNLIEICRTRATQYNRYRSTFYLVFDFCEHDLAGLLSNVNVKFSLGEIKKVMQQLLNGLYYIHSNKILHRDMKAANVLITKNGILKLADFGLARAFSANKNGQPNRYTNRVVTLWYRPPELLLGDRNYGPPVDLWGAGCIMAEMWTRSPIMQGNTEQQQLILISQLCGSITTEVWPGVENLELFNKMDLPKGQKRKVKDRLKPYLKDPYACDLLDRLLILDPSKRFDSDSALNHDFFWTDPMPCDLSKMLAQHTQSMFEYLAPPRRPGHIRHPHHQVPGGPAKPSSSMADSGYQDRVF, from the exons ATGAacacgaaagaaaaagagaaatacaTCGAAGAATTTGATTTTCCCCATTGCGACGAATCCTCGAAATATGAAAAAGTTGCGAAAATTGGCCAAGGCACCTTCGG GGAGGTGTTCAAGGCTAGGGATAAGAATTGTAGTAAAAAATTCGTAGCTATGAAAAAGGTGTTGATGGACAATGAAAAGGAAGGG TTCCCTATAACTGCTTTAAGAGAGATAAGGATATTGCAGTTATTGAAACATGAAAATGTAGtgaatttaatagaaatatgtaGGACAAGAG CAACTCAATATAATCGTTATCGTTCTACGTTCTATCTTGTATTTGACTTTTGCGAACATGACTTAGCTGGATTATTGTCAAATGTAAATGTCAAATTTAGTTTaggagaaattaaaaaagttatgCAACAGTTGTTAAATGGTCTTTATTATATTCATAGCAATAAG ATTTTACATAGAGATATGAAGGCTGCAAATGTTTTGATCACCAAAAATGGTATATTGAAATTAGCCGACTTTGGTTTAGCTCGTGCATTTAGTGCAAATAAAAATGGTCAGCCAAACCGTTATACAAACAGAGTTGTTACTCTTTGGTATAGACCACCTGAACTTTTGCTCGGTGATAGAAACTACGGACCCCCTGTAGACTTATGGGGTGCAGGATGCATTATGGCTGAAATGTGGACCAG ATCACCTATAATGCAGGGGAATACAGAGCAACAACAGCTCATATTAATTTCACAGTTGTGTGGTTCTATTACAACAGAAGTATGGCCTGGAGTAGAGAATTTagaattatttaacaaaatGGACTTACCCAAAGGCCAAAAACGGAAG GTTAAGGACAGATTAAAACCATATTTAAAGGATCCTTATGCCTGTGACTTGTTAGATAGACTTTTAATTCTTGATCCGTCTAAAAGATTCGATTCCGATTCTGCGTTGAATCATGACTTTTTCTGGACCGATCCGATGCCTTGTGATCTCAGCAAAATGTTAGCGCAACATACGCAGAGCATGTTCGAGTACCTAGCCCCACCAAGACGTCCTGGTCACATACGTCATCCTCATCATCAAGTACCTGGAGGGCCAGCAAAACCTAGTTCTAGTATGGCTGATAGTGGTTACCAAGACCGTGTATTCTAg
- the magu gene encoding SPARC related modular calcium binding-like protein magu isoform X1 translates to MMISMIQAAILLSVFVHLNAATNTITMAKEECRKRIAECTMSDGASTPVCGSDGVTYSSQCRVISKQCQGMSILIKHTGPCPETPACFSARLTARPGARPVCRSDGTYAPVQCHEETGYCWCVTPQGRPLPDTSVRNERPRCVKKPGPRSTASTRSGQRRRSPNWKQRRQYSSKHRNTCDRAEKSKFNGNLIENFKIEYRRTNISADGDKNVERVLSWKFVTLDKNGDGYLDRAEYKELRRLAKKAVRPKKCARTFARTCDLNRDLKLSRQEWGACLANDFTLRLFLSLNPADERPEVPEAQRTRVMDQVLKGNPAPAHSRPTFKDDPTDTKEDSDANDCLTDRRSVLEDERQHSQEKFYVPECTPDGRYHRVQCYSGYCWCVYQDTGKPIPGTSSKDRTPNCNPVPIPSRPMKGCPEQKKQLFLRDLMDLMQKKMKASGTDSDETTAKWQASKEEQIATWHFVMLDKNKNKVLERKEWKSFRTMVANNRQLQRCGKRLPRYCDINNDRKISMTEWFSCLNAQRPTTPESTEKSSTSKPKRMGPNPLDQFLKNDDD, encoded by the exons GAGGAGTGCAGAAAAAGGATAGCCGAATGTACAATGAGTGACGGTGCAAGTACACCGGTATGTGGGAGCGACGGTGTTACGTATTCGAGTCAGTGTCGGGTCATCTCGAAGCAGTGTCAAGGCATGTCTATTCTTATCAAACACACTGGCCCTTGTCCAG AGACACCAGCATGCTTCTCCGCAAGACTGACTGCCAGGCCGGGTGCACGACCAGTCTGTCGTTCGGATGGCACTTACGCACCGGTGCAATGTCACGAGGAAACCGGGTACTGTTGGTGCGTGACGCCGCAGGGCAGACCACTGCCCGACACCTCGGTAAGAAACGAAAGACCAAGATGTGTGAAAAAACCTGGTCCCAGATCTACTGCTTCCACCAGGAGCGGCCAAAGGAGGCGCTCGCCGAACTGGAAGCAGCGAAGGCAGTATAGCAGTAAGCATAGGAATACGTGTGATCGAGCGGAAAAGTCCAAGTTCAACGGGAACCTGATCGAAAACTTCAAGATCGAGTACAGGCGGACGAACATCTCTGCCGATG GCGACAAAAATGTAGAAAGAGTATTGTCGTGGAAATTCGTGACACTGGACAAAAATGGGGATGGATACCTGGATAGGGCGGAGTACAAGGAATTGAGGAGGCTTGCGAAGAAGGCGGTAAGGCCGAAGAAATGTGCTCGCACGTTCGCCCGCACGTGCGACCTAAATCGGGATTTGAAACTCTCTAGGCAAGAATGGGGTGCCTGCCTTGCGAACGACTTCACTC TACGTTTGTTCTTGTCGCTGAACCCCGCAGACGAGCGCCCCGAGGTCCCTGAGGCCCAGAGGACCCGGGTCATGGACCAAG TATTGAAAGGCAATCCTGCTCCGGCGCATTCTCGACCAACGTTCAAAGATGATCCAACCGATACGAAAGAGGATAGCGACG CAAACGATTGTTTAACGGACAGACGATCCGTATTAGAAGACGAGAGGCAACATTCTCAAGAGAAATTTTATGTACCTGAATGTACACCTGACGGAAGGTATCATCGAGTGCAGTGTTATTCTGGTTATTGTTGGTGCGTGTACCAGGATACTGGCAAACCGATACCCGGGACATCTTCCAAAGACCGTACTCCAAATTGTAATCCAGTACCTATTCCTAGCAGACCTATGAAAG GTTGTCCTGAACAAAAGAAACAATTGTTTCTGCGAGATTTAATGGACTTAATGCAGAAAAAGATGAAGGCCTCCGGTACAGATTCGGATGAAACGACAGCTAAGTGGCAAGCTTCGAAAGAGGAGCAAATAGCAACTTGGCATTTTGTCATgcttgataaaaacaaaaataag GTTCTAGAGAGGAAAGAATGGAAAAGTTTCCGCACGATGGTAGCGAATAACAGGCAGCTTCAAAGATGCGGAAAAAGGCTTCCTAGATACTGTGATATCAACAACGATAGAAAAATCAGCATGACAGAATGGTTCAGTTGTCTAAATGCTCAACGACCTACGACac cTGAAAGTACGGAAAAATCATCAACGAGTAAACCCAAGAGAATGGGCCCAAATCCGTTGGATCAATTTCTTAAAAACGACGATGATTAG
- the magu gene encoding SPARC related modular calcium binding-like protein magu isoform X2 codes for MMISMIQAAILLSVFVHLNAATNTITMAKEECRKRIAECTMSDGASTPVCGSDGVTYSSQCRVISKQCQGMSILIKHTGPCPETPACFSARLTARPGARPVCRSDGTYAPVQCHEETGYCWCVTPQGRPLPDTSVRNERPRCVKKPGPRSTASTRSGQRRRSPNWKQRRQYSSKHRNTCDRAEKSKFNGNLIENFKIEYRRTNISADGDKNVERVLSWKFVTLDKNGDGYLDRAEYKELRRLAKKAVRPKKCARTFARTCDLNRDLKLSRQEWGACLANDFTHERPEVPEAQRTRVMDQVLKGNPAPAHSRPTFKDDPTDTKEDSDANDCLTDRRSVLEDERQHSQEKFYVPECTPDGRYHRVQCYSGYCWCVYQDTGKPIPGTSSKDRTPNCNPVPIPSRPMKGCPEQKKQLFLRDLMDLMQKKMKASGTDSDETTAKWQASKEEQIATWHFVMLDKNKNKVLERKEWKSFRTMVANNRQLQRCGKRLPRYCDINNDRKISMTEWFSCLNAQRPTTPESTEKSSTSKPKRMGPNPLDQFLKNDDD; via the exons GAGGAGTGCAGAAAAAGGATAGCCGAATGTACAATGAGTGACGGTGCAAGTACACCGGTATGTGGGAGCGACGGTGTTACGTATTCGAGTCAGTGTCGGGTCATCTCGAAGCAGTGTCAAGGCATGTCTATTCTTATCAAACACACTGGCCCTTGTCCAG AGACACCAGCATGCTTCTCCGCAAGACTGACTGCCAGGCCGGGTGCACGACCAGTCTGTCGTTCGGATGGCACTTACGCACCGGTGCAATGTCACGAGGAAACCGGGTACTGTTGGTGCGTGACGCCGCAGGGCAGACCACTGCCCGACACCTCGGTAAGAAACGAAAGACCAAGATGTGTGAAAAAACCTGGTCCCAGATCTACTGCTTCCACCAGGAGCGGCCAAAGGAGGCGCTCGCCGAACTGGAAGCAGCGAAGGCAGTATAGCAGTAAGCATAGGAATACGTGTGATCGAGCGGAAAAGTCCAAGTTCAACGGGAACCTGATCGAAAACTTCAAGATCGAGTACAGGCGGACGAACATCTCTGCCGATG GCGACAAAAATGTAGAAAGAGTATTGTCGTGGAAATTCGTGACACTGGACAAAAATGGGGATGGATACCTGGATAGGGCGGAGTACAAGGAATTGAGGAGGCTTGCGAAGAAGGCGGTAAGGCCGAAGAAATGTGCTCGCACGTTCGCCCGCACGTGCGACCTAAATCGGGATTTGAAACTCTCTAGGCAAGAATGGGGTGCCTGCCTTGCGAACGACTTCACTC ACGAGCGCCCCGAGGTCCCTGAGGCCCAGAGGACCCGGGTCATGGACCAAG TATTGAAAGGCAATCCTGCTCCGGCGCATTCTCGACCAACGTTCAAAGATGATCCAACCGATACGAAAGAGGATAGCGACG CAAACGATTGTTTAACGGACAGACGATCCGTATTAGAAGACGAGAGGCAACATTCTCAAGAGAAATTTTATGTACCTGAATGTACACCTGACGGAAGGTATCATCGAGTGCAGTGTTATTCTGGTTATTGTTGGTGCGTGTACCAGGATACTGGCAAACCGATACCCGGGACATCTTCCAAAGACCGTACTCCAAATTGTAATCCAGTACCTATTCCTAGCAGACCTATGAAAG GTTGTCCTGAACAAAAGAAACAATTGTTTCTGCGAGATTTAATGGACTTAATGCAGAAAAAGATGAAGGCCTCCGGTACAGATTCGGATGAAACGACAGCTAAGTGGCAAGCTTCGAAAGAGGAGCAAATAGCAACTTGGCATTTTGTCATgcttgataaaaacaaaaataag GTTCTAGAGAGGAAAGAATGGAAAAGTTTCCGCACGATGGTAGCGAATAACAGGCAGCTTCAAAGATGCGGAAAAAGGCTTCCTAGATACTGTGATATCAACAACGATAGAAAAATCAGCATGACAGAATGGTTCAGTTGTCTAAATGCTCAACGACCTACGACac cTGAAAGTACGGAAAAATCATCAACGAGTAAACCCAAGAGAATGGGCCCAAATCCGTTGGATCAATTTCTTAAAAACGACGATGATTAG